A single window of Sphingobacterium sp. ML3W DNA harbors:
- a CDS encoding Gfo/Idh/MocA family protein: MEKNNSSRRDFLKKAALFGAGVTILPRHVLGGAGFTAPSDMLNVASVGVGGMGAGDISRFASSGKANIAFLCDVDTRRAADTVKKFPKAKFYKDYREMLDKEHKHIDAVSVSTPDHQHAIVALAAMQLGKHVYVQKPLAHDVWEARALTHAAKKYKVVTQMGNQGSSGDGVRQMREWVDAGMIGDLKEIYCWTDRPVWPQGIQWPTQKAEVPKELDWDLWLGTAPKKDYVEKLIPFNWRGWWDYGTGALGDMGCHNMEAPFSIYGLQYVKDVQATVGSVYVDEFKRGYFPESCPPSSYAVMTFPKTDKTTGDVKLHWMDGGIQPPRPEELGANEAFGDGGNGILFIGTKGKILADTYAANPRLLPTSTNYPTPKQTYARVKGGADGHWAQWVEGCIAGYGKMEMSSPFEIAGPLTEALLMANLAIRGSDLKVNNDYPGRNLRLLWDNDNMRVTNFDEVNQFVKRNYRPGWEVNYTF, from the coding sequence ATGGAAAAGAACAATTCGTCAAGAAGAGACTTTCTAAAAAAAGCAGCCCTATTTGGTGCTGGAGTAACCATTTTACCTCGCCATGTTTTAGGTGGTGCTGGGTTTACCGCACCTAGTGATATGCTGAACGTAGCATCGGTAGGAGTCGGTGGTATGGGAGCAGGAGATATATCGAGATTTGCATCGAGTGGAAAAGCAAATATTGCTTTTCTGTGTGATGTGGATACCCGTCGTGCAGCGGATACAGTGAAGAAGTTCCCTAAAGCAAAATTTTATAAAGACTACCGTGAAATGCTCGATAAAGAGCATAAACATATTGATGCTGTTTCCGTATCAACACCAGATCACCAACATGCCATTGTTGCGTTAGCAGCCATGCAATTGGGGAAACATGTTTACGTACAAAAGCCATTGGCTCATGATGTTTGGGAAGCTCGTGCTTTGACACATGCGGCTAAGAAATACAAAGTTGTTACGCAAATGGGGAACCAAGGTTCATCAGGTGATGGTGTAAGACAGATGAGAGAATGGGTTGATGCCGGCATGATAGGTGACCTTAAAGAAATCTACTGTTGGACAGATCGTCCAGTATGGCCTCAAGGCATCCAATGGCCTACTCAAAAAGCAGAAGTGCCAAAAGAGTTGGACTGGGATCTTTGGTTGGGTACTGCTCCGAAAAAGGATTATGTTGAAAAATTGATTCCCTTCAACTGGAGAGGTTGGTGGGATTATGGAACGGGAGCACTTGGTGATATGGGTTGCCATAATATGGAAGCTCCGTTCAGTATCTACGGACTTCAATATGTGAAAGACGTACAAGCTACTGTAGGTTCGGTATATGTAGATGAATTTAAAAGAGGATACTTCCCAGAAAGTTGCCCACCGTCAAGTTATGCGGTGATGACATTTCCGAAAACAGATAAGACGACCGGAGATGTTAAATTGCACTGGATGGATGGTGGAATCCAACCGCCGAGACCAGAGGAATTAGGCGCAAATGAAGCGTTTGGCGACGGTGGTAACGGTATTTTATTTATTGGAACCAAAGGTAAAATATTAGCAGATACTTATGCAGCTAATCCTAGATTATTACCTACTTCCACTAACTATCCAACACCAAAACAAACCTATGCCCGCGTTAAAGGTGGTGCAGATGGTCACTGGGCACAATGGGTAGAGGGCTGTATTGCCGGATACGGTAAGATGGAAATGTCTTCTCCATTTGAAATTGCAGGACCTTTAACTGAGGCTTTATTGATGGCTAATTTGGCAATCCGTGGATCGGATTTAAAAGTGAATAATGATTATCCTGGAAGAAATTTACGTCTATTATGGGATAATGATAATATGCGTGTCACTAATTTTGATGAAGTAAACCAGTTCGTAAAACGAAATTATCGTCCAGGCTGGGAAGTAAATTATACATTTTAA
- a CDS encoding GMC oxidoreductase: MAENNTYDAIVIGSGISGGWAAKELTEKGLKTLMLERGRNIEHVKDYPAANKNPWDFPHAGGRTQEMIKERPVLSRDYPLNEKNLDFWVNEEESPYTETKRFDWYRGYHVGGRSLMWGRQSYRLGDLDFEANLKDGHGADWPIRYKDIAPWYSYAEKFAGISGNRDGLDVLPDGDFMPAMAMNIVEKDLAARLKKEYSGNRHFIMGRTANITVPHHNRVNCQYQNQCWLGCNFGAYFSTQSATLPAAVATGNLTLRPFSIVTKIIYDKNTKKATGVEIIDAETNQTYEFYAKVIFVNASAFNSTWVLMNSATDVWEGGLGSSSGELGHNAMDHHFRCGAGGRVEGYLDSYVFGRRPTGLYVPRFVNVAGDDKKRDYVRGFGYQGAASRGRWSGEVAEMSVGGAWKDAITEAGDWGVGFTAFGEILPYHENKISLDKTKKDKWGLPVLAMDVEIKDNELKMRGDMQNEMKEMLEKIGVKDAYTYDNVYGFGQGIHEMGTARMGRDPKSSVLNGNNQVWDALNVFVTDGAAMASGGCVNPSLTYMALTARAVDFAVSELKKGNL, translated from the coding sequence ATGGCTGAAAATAACACTTATGATGCTATTGTCATTGGTTCAGGAATCAGTGGTGGATGGGCAGCAAAGGAATTAACAGAAAAGGGTTTAAAAACCCTTATGTTAGAACGTGGTCGTAATATTGAACACGTGAAAGATTATCCTGCAGCAAATAAAAATCCTTGGGATTTTCCACATGCTGGGGGCCGAACGCAAGAGATGATTAAAGAACGTCCAGTTTTAAGTAGAGATTATCCACTCAATGAAAAAAACTTGGACTTTTGGGTTAACGAAGAAGAGAGTCCTTATACCGAAACAAAACGTTTTGATTGGTATAGAGGTTACCACGTAGGTGGTCGTTCATTGATGTGGGGCAGACAGTCTTATCGTCTTGGCGATTTAGACTTTGAAGCAAATTTAAAAGATGGACACGGCGCAGATTGGCCGATTCGTTATAAAGATATCGCTCCTTGGTATAGTTATGCAGAGAAATTTGCAGGTATCAGTGGTAATCGTGATGGTTTAGATGTATTGCCAGATGGTGATTTTATGCCGGCTATGGCGATGAATATCGTAGAGAAAGATTTAGCAGCTCGTTTGAAGAAAGAATATAGTGGGAATCGCCATTTTATTATGGGAAGAACAGCTAATATTACTGTTCCTCATCACAATCGTGTTAACTGTCAATATCAAAATCAATGTTGGTTAGGTTGTAATTTTGGTGCTTATTTCAGCACACAATCGGCAACGTTGCCAGCAGCAGTAGCAACAGGTAATTTGACATTACGTCCTTTCTCAATCGTAACGAAGATCATCTATGATAAGAATACAAAGAAAGCTACAGGGGTTGAGATTATCGATGCTGAAACGAATCAAACATATGAGTTTTATGCTAAAGTTATCTTTGTGAATGCTTCGGCATTTAACTCTACTTGGGTATTGATGAATTCAGCTACTGATGTATGGGAAGGTGGACTTGGAAGTAGCAGCGGCGAATTAGGTCATAATGCAATGGATCATCACTTCCGTTGTGGTGCAGGTGGACGCGTTGAAGGTTACCTAGACAGCTATGTATTTGGTCGTAGACCAACAGGATTATATGTACCTCGCTTTGTTAACGTTGCTGGTGATGATAAAAAACGTGATTACGTACGTGGTTTCGGTTATCAAGGTGCCGCAAGTCGTGGACGTTGGTCAGGTGAAGTAGCAGAAATGAGCGTAGGTGGCGCATGGAAAGATGCGATTACTGAGGCAGGTGATTGGGGAGTAGGTTTTACAGCCTTCGGGGAGATTCTACCATATCATGAAAATAAAATTAGCCTAGATAAAACGAAAAAGGATAAATGGGGCCTTCCTGTTTTAGCCATGGACGTTGAAATCAAAGACAATGAATTGAAGATGCGTGGCGACATGCAGAACGAGATGAAGGAAATGTTGGAGAAAATTGGTGTTAAAGACGCGTATACTTATGATAATGTATATGGTTTTGGCCAAGGTATTCATGAGATGGGAACTGCTCGTATGGGTAGAGATCCAAAATCATCTGTATTAAATGGTAATAACCAAGTATGGGATGCACTCAATGTTTTTGTAACGGATGGAGCAGCGATGGCTTCTGGAGGTTGCGTAAACCCTTCATTGACCTACATGGCATTAACTGCTAGGGCGGTTGATTTTGCAGTAAGCGAACTGAAAAAAGGTAACCTATAA
- a CDS encoding endonuclease/exonuclease/phosphatase family protein — MDTAIYIFSSLLIVISFIPLIRNDYWTFRVFEYPRLQKLVLTSLALFLLVVYCSRTTAFYIYISLLSGTILYLLRQILPFTALGKKQVLRTKKDIPDQKISIMISNVFEDNDNYSGCIEEIKKANPDLLLLLETSHEWMHKIKEATNAFPYRVEQPIDNTYGMLLYSKYELKDSEIKFLVEHDIPSIHTKVILPSGQVIQVYAVHPTPPVPGENPRSTERDKELLIIADKASKSKIPVIVCGDLNDVAWSYTTDLFLKTSQLLDPRRGRFFLNTFHAHHFFMRFPLDHIFCSTDFKLKKMKRLHHYNSDHFPILIQLQYEKSANLEQIDHTLELNQEDIDLAKEKKERC; from the coding sequence ATGGATACAGCTATTTACATTTTCTCCTCCTTACTTATCGTTATAAGCTTTATTCCTTTGATTAGGAATGATTATTGGACCTTCCGTGTCTTTGAATACCCCAGATTACAAAAGCTCGTATTAACCTCATTGGCGCTTTTTTTACTGGTGGTTTATTGCTCCAGAACAACGGCATTCTATATCTACATCAGTCTACTATCTGGGACAATCCTGTATCTCCTGAGACAGATTCTGCCATTTACAGCACTTGGGAAAAAACAGGTTCTACGAACTAAAAAAGATATACCTGATCAAAAAATAAGTATCATGATATCGAATGTATTTGAAGATAACGACAACTATTCAGGATGTATTGAGGAAATAAAGAAAGCCAACCCAGATCTTCTCCTGTTATTGGAAACTAGTCATGAGTGGATGCATAAAATAAAAGAGGCTACGAATGCTTTTCCTTATCGCGTAGAGCAACCAATTGACAATACTTACGGTATGCTGCTTTATTCTAAATATGAGTTAAAAGATAGTGAAATCAAGTTTTTAGTAGAGCATGATATCCCTTCAATCCATACAAAAGTTATATTACCCAGTGGTCAGGTCATTCAAGTATACGCCGTTCACCCTACTCCCCCTGTACCTGGTGAAAATCCAAGGTCTACGGAACGTGATAAAGAACTATTAATAATCGCTGATAAAGCAAGTAAGTCAAAAATTCCTGTAATCGTATGTGGCGATTTAAATGATGTGGCTTGGAGTTACACCACCGATTTATTTTTAAAAACAAGCCAATTGCTGGACCCTAGAAGAGGACGCTTTTTTCTAAACACTTTCCATGCCCATCATTTTTTTATGCGATTTCCGTTAGATCATATTTTTTGTAGTACTGACTTCAAATTGAAAAAAATGAAAAGATTGCATCATTACAATTCCGATCATTTTCCAATCCTCATTCAACTTCAATATGAAAAATCCGCAAATTTAGAGCAAATAGATCATACTCTTGAACTAAATCAAGAAGATATAGATCTTGCCAAAGAGAAAAAAGAAAGGTGCTGA
- a CDS encoding gluconate 2-dehydrogenase subunit 3 family protein, whose product MNRREAIRRAAMLMGGVVIGSSLFLEGCSRSATKQIESLFEPKTTDLLGDLAEAILPQTSTPGAKEAGVGSFIPVMVRDCYTNEQQKVFMDGINNLDKKAQELTKKNFLDLSAEERTNFVNLLDKEANEFNNKQNEETKEEREKNAVKQNELYREVESKPPHWFTMFKQLTLTGYFNSELGLTKALRYVKIPGKFDGNYPYKKGDKAFAG is encoded by the coding sequence ATGAATAGAAGAGAAGCAATTCGACGTGCTGCCATGTTGATGGGAGGGGTGGTCATTGGTTCAAGCCTTTTTCTTGAAGGGTGTTCACGTTCTGCTACTAAACAGATTGAATCCTTATTTGAGCCTAAGACAACAGATTTATTAGGTGATTTAGCAGAGGCTATTTTACCTCAAACTTCTACGCCAGGAGCTAAGGAAGCAGGTGTAGGAAGCTTTATCCCAGTAATGGTAAGAGATTGTTATACCAATGAACAACAAAAAGTGTTCATGGATGGTATCAATAATTTAGATAAAAAAGCACAAGAGTTAACGAAGAAAAATTTCTTGGATCTATCTGCTGAAGAACGTACAAATTTTGTGAATCTATTAGACAAAGAAGCTAATGAGTTTAATAACAAGCAAAATGAGGAAACGAAAGAGGAACGTGAAAAGAATGCTGTTAAACAAAATGAATTATATAGGGAAGTTGAAAGCAAACCACCTCATTGGTTCACGATGTTTAAGCAATTGACTTTAACAGGATATTTCAACTCAGAACTGGGCTTGACAAAAGCATTACGTTACGTGAAGATTCCTGGAAAGTTTGACGGTAATTATCCTTATAAAAAAGGGGATAAAGCTTTTGCTGGTTAA
- a CDS encoding nucleoside permease translates to MSTSIRFKLSFMMFLEFFIWGAWFVTLGTYLSKNLQAQPLEIANVFSTQSLGAIIAPFIIGMIADRYFNAERILGVLHIIGAVLMYQMYTATEISTFYPYVLAYMVLYMPTLSLVNSVSFRQLSNPEKQFSNIRIWGTIGWIIAGLSISYLFKWDAAEASSAGALKNTFLMGAVASLVLGLFSFTLPKTPPIKIESDQKPSFASIIGLDAIKLLKDRNFLIFFISSILICIPLAFYYQNANPFLDQIGMENPTGKMTIGQISEVLFLLALPVFFSKFGFKKTILVGMLAWALRYVLFAYGNAGDLSFMLILGIALHGICYDFFFVSGQIYTDSKAGIKYKSAAQGLITLATYGVGQLIGFWVAGFIGEKYAYLQESNVADFWKQTWIIPAGIACVVFVIFLVAFKDEKVENKVVSE, encoded by the coding sequence ATGTCTACATCTATTAGATTTAAATTGTCGTTCATGATGTTCCTAGAGTTTTTTATCTGGGGCGCATGGTTCGTTACATTAGGTACATACCTAAGTAAAAATTTACAAGCACAACCGCTCGAAATCGCGAATGTCTTTTCTACACAATCTTTAGGAGCGATTATCGCACCTTTTATCATTGGTATGATTGCCGATCGTTACTTCAATGCCGAGCGTATATTGGGAGTCTTACATATTATTGGTGCTGTTTTGATGTATCAAATGTATACCGCGACAGAGATATCTACATTTTATCCATATGTATTGGCTTACATGGTACTTTACATGCCGACGTTATCTTTAGTGAATTCAGTTTCTTTTAGACAATTAAGCAATCCAGAAAAGCAATTCTCAAATATCCGTATCTGGGGAACTATTGGTTGGATTATAGCAGGTCTTTCGATCAGTTACCTATTCAAATGGGACGCTGCGGAAGCATCTTCTGCAGGAGCCTTGAAAAATACGTTTTTAATGGGAGCTGTAGCTTCATTAGTTTTGGGTCTATTCTCATTTACTTTACCTAAAACTCCTCCAATTAAAATCGAATCTGATCAGAAGCCTTCTTTTGCATCCATTATCGGTTTGGATGCCATCAAATTGTTGAAAGATCGAAACTTCTTGATTTTCTTTATTTCTTCTATTTTAATCTGTATTCCTTTGGCATTTTATTATCAAAATGCGAATCCGTTTTTAGATCAAATAGGGATGGAAAACCCAACCGGTAAAATGACTATTGGTCAGATTTCAGAAGTGTTATTTTTATTAGCATTACCAGTTTTCTTTAGCAAATTTGGTTTCAAGAAAACGATATTGGTGGGTATGCTTGCTTGGGCGTTGAGATATGTCTTATTCGCATATGGTAACGCTGGAGATCTTTCATTCATGTTGATTCTAGGTATTGCATTACACGGTATCTGTTATGATTTCTTTTTCGTTTCGGGACAGATTTATACAGACAGTAAAGCTGGAATTAAATATAAAAGTGCTGCACAAGGTTTGATTACATTGGCGACATATGGAGTTGGTCAGTTAATTGGATTCTGGGTTGCAGGTTTTATCGGAGAGAAATATGCCTATTTACAAGAATCTAATGTGGCAGATTTCTGGAAACAAACATGGATTATTCCAGCAGGAATTGCATGCGTAGTATTTGTTATTTTCTTAGTTGCTTTTAAAGATGAGAAAGTAGAAAATAAAGTTGTTTCCGAGTAA
- a CDS encoding hydroxypyruvate isomerase family protein, which yields MKRSEFLKNTLLVAGSAVSLTALGGEASQTQKNKAGALFNLDYAPHQGMFSASAGKSFVDEIKYMHELGFRSIEDNGMPGRSIDEQKKIGETLAALGMRMGVFVVPKGGNGANTLAAGKQDFVDIFLKGCKESVEVAKRVNAKWVTVVPGDYERNLSIGVQTGNVIEALKRGAEIFEPHGITMVLEPLSDSPDLFLRYSDQTYEICKGVGSPSCKLLYDAYHMQKNEGNLIHKMNECWNEIAYVQVGDNPGRREPTTGEINYKNVFKWLHEKGFKGVVGMEHGMSKGGKVGEEALVNAYREVDNFLV from the coding sequence AAAATAAAGCAGGTGCATTATTTAATTTAGACTATGCCCCACATCAAGGGATGTTCAGTGCTAGTGCTGGCAAAAGTTTCGTAGATGAAATCAAATACATGCATGAATTGGGCTTCAGAAGCATAGAGGACAATGGAATGCCAGGTCGAAGCATTGATGAACAAAAGAAAATTGGCGAAACGTTAGCAGCTCTTGGAATGCGAATGGGAGTATTTGTTGTACCAAAAGGTGGTAATGGTGCAAATACATTAGCTGCAGGAAAGCAAGATTTTGTAGATATCTTTTTAAAAGGATGTAAAGAATCTGTGGAAGTTGCTAAACGTGTAAATGCTAAATGGGTAACAGTTGTTCCTGGTGATTACGAACGTAATTTATCCATTGGTGTGCAAACTGGGAATGTAATTGAAGCCTTGAAAAGAGGCGCTGAGATATTTGAACCACATGGTATAACAATGGTCTTGGAACCCTTAAGTGATAGCCCTGACCTGTTTTTGAGATATTCCGACCAGACGTATGAAATCTGTAAAGGAGTGGGGAGTCCTTCTTGTAAATTATTGTATGATGCTTATCATATGCAAAAGAACGAAGGTAATCTGATTCATAAAATGAATGAATGTTGGAATGAAATTGCCTACGTCCAAGTTGGAGATAACCCCGGTAGAAGAGAACCCACAACTGGTGAAATAAATTACAAAAATGTTTTTAAATGGCTTCATGAGAAGGGATTTAAAGGCGTAGTAGGTATGGAGCATGGTATGTCCAAAGGCGGCAAGGTAGGTGAAGAAGCGTTAGTGAATGCATACCGAGAAGTAGATAATTTCTTAGTGTAA
- a CDS encoding acyl-[acyl-carrier-protein] thioesterase: MDISTFEKNWEINFTQCYSNARIRYSDLSNLLQLTAGEHATIAGFGFKEMAKNNQSWVLSRIRFEINRLPKWMDVVRIKTWIQNLEGSKSTRNFEIYVNDQLYVTATSYWAVINTVKRAPEELAVPIGDFKTFSDRSSTQKPFSRLNLTQVVKPIGNYTVKISDLDIVNHANNVKYLDWCMDLLPMELVLTNQIVSIEMNYLKELRYNDTVEISGNSTEKGYFMTVTKQERISFALEIETR, encoded by the coding sequence ATGGACATTTCAACATTTGAAAAAAACTGGGAAATCAATTTTACGCAATGCTATTCAAATGCCAGAATCCGCTATTCTGATCTTTCTAATTTACTACAGCTCACTGCTGGGGAACATGCGACTATTGCTGGTTTTGGTTTTAAGGAAATGGCTAAAAACAACCAATCTTGGGTTTTAAGTCGTATCCGATTCGAGATTAATCGTTTGCCCAAATGGATGGATGTTGTCAGGATCAAAACATGGATACAAAACTTGGAGGGTTCTAAATCGACTCGTAATTTTGAAATCTATGTCAATGATCAATTGTATGTAACAGCGACAAGCTATTGGGCAGTAATCAACACTGTCAAGAGGGCTCCTGAAGAATTGGCCGTTCCAATTGGTGATTTTAAAACATTTTCAGACCGCTCCAGTACGCAAAAACCTTTTTCAAGATTAAACCTAACACAGGTTGTTAAACCAATAGGGAATTATACTGTTAAAATATCTGATTTAGATATTGTCAACCATGCCAATAATGTCAAATATCTCGACTGGTGCATGGATCTATTGCCGATGGAACTGGTATTAACCAACCAAATCGTGTCAATAGAAATGAATTATTTGAAAGAACTACGTTACAATGATACCGTCGAAATCAGCGGAAACTCAACAGAAAAAGGTTATTTTATGACAGTCACTAAACAAGAACGAATTTCATTCGCTTTAGAAATAGAAACAAGGTAA